The Panicum virgatum strain AP13 chromosome 5K, P.virgatum_v5, whole genome shotgun sequence genome has a window encoding:
- the LOC120706490 gene encoding actin-related protein 6: protein MTGGSGVVVIDNGGGLLKAGFGGDKDPIAIVPNCMAKPPGGNTKKWLVADQLQADDVDVTGMTLKRPIDRGYLINTEVQREVWERVVRNLLQVDPSNSSLLLVEPMFNPPALQHAADELVFEEFGFNSLCVADAPSLVHLYEASHQPMHFRAQCSLVVDCGFSFTHASPVLQNFTLNYGVRRMDLGGKALTNYLKELVSYRSLNVMDETLLIDDAKEKLCFVSLDIPSDLRLARLSFKDNPFRCSYILPDGITYKKGFVKDMDEALRYCSLSLDQESDRKDHSVETNKFEDRKKPELSQNEFVLTNERFLVPEMLFHPIDLGINQAGLAECIVRAVQACHPYLQPVLFESIILTGGSTLFPRFTERLEMELRPLVPDDYQVKIIRQENPILGAWRGGSILASSPDFESMCVTKSEYEEMGSARCRRRFFH from the exons ATGacaggtggatcaggtgtggtAGTGATAGACAATGGTGGTGGCCTTCTCAAGGCTGGCTTTGGCGGGGACAAGGATCCAATTGCTATTGTCCCCAACTGCATGGCCAAACCCCCTGGTGGCAACACCAAGAAATGGCTTGTGGCTGACCAGCTACAGGCAGACGATGTTGACGTGACTGGCATGACTTTGAAGCGTCCCATTGATCGTGGTTACCTTATCAATACTGAGGTGCAGAGGGAGGTTTGGGAGCGGGTTGTACGCAACCTGCTGCAGGTGGATCCTAGCAACTCATCCTTGTTACTGGTGGAGCCCATGTTCAACCCTCCGGCTCTGCAGCATGCAGCTGATGAGCTGGTGTTTGAGGAATTTGGTTTCAACTCTCTCTGCGTTGCAGATGCTCCTTCCCTTGTCCACCTTTATGAGGCTAGCCACCAACCAATGCACTTTCGTGCCCAATGCAGCCTTGTTGTTGACTGCGGTTTCTCTTTCACCCATGCATCCCCTGTGCTTCAGAACTTTACTCTGAATTATGGTGTGCGACGTATGGACCTTGGCGGCAAGGCCCTTACAAACTATCTCAAAGAGCTTGTCTCATACCGTTCCCTTAATGTCATGGATGAAACACTCCTCATTGATGATGCAAAGGAAAAGCTATGCTTTGTCTCCCTTGACATCCCTAGTGATCTTCGCCTTGCCAG GTTATCATTCAAGGACAACCCTTTTAGATGTTCTTACATTCTCCCTGATGGTATAACATACAAGAAAGGGTTTGTCAAGGATATGGATGAAGCACTTAGATACTGCTCTCTATCTCTTGATCAAGAATCAGATAGAAAAGACCATAGCGTGGAGACAAATAAGTTCGAGGATCGGAAAAAGCCAGAATTAAGTCAAAAT GAATTTGTCTTGACAAATGAAAGGTTCCTTGTGCCGGAGATGCTTTTTCATCCAATCGATCTTG GTATAAATCAAGCTGGGCTTGCTGAGTGCATAGTTCGTGCTGTACAAGCCTGCCACCCATATCTTCAACCTGTGCTTTTTGAGAG CATCATCCTGACAGGTGGAAGCACATTGTTCCCCAGATTCACTGAAAGACT GGAGATGGAGCTTCGGCCTCTTGTCCCTGATGACTACCAGGTGAAGATAATTCGTCAAGAGAA CCCTATCCTTGGAGCTTGGAGAGGTGGATCCATTTTGGCGTCCAGCCCTGATTTTGAATCGATGTGTGTCACGAAATCCGAGTACGAGGAGATGGGGTCGGCACGGTGTCGGCGTAGGTTTTTCCATTGA
- the LOC120706491 gene encoding disease resistance protein Pik-2-like, protein MKQVREVAHDAEDCIDIFRYHNGHRHCSHNPIVGWLHKIIHPLKTLRAMHNLSIEVRDLKARALKVSERRLRYRVEAAFGGASDAYTAGRSSPDYNHLERQLPALNIDECRLVGVTEKTESVIKLLEDGNLARLKVVPIVGFGGLGKTTLAVTVYKSPTMKGIQTRAFLAVSQRYDLRILLESLLRQLIRISLRDPSCSREETFKDPLRGIETWHISEIIGKCRAHLEDKRYFIVLDDLWSPEDWENLKVVFPDNDKQSRILITTRNCNVAESCCSDSHDLIYNMEPLPFEESKKLFYKKVFKLDKCPPLYQDLEVISDSILKKCSGLPLAIVSIGGMLARTKNKTRAEWEKVCDRLGSGLETSATIGGMRRILSLGYHDLPYNVKACFLYLSVFPEGYEIKRGPLVRRWAAEGFISGMHETNLEEIAAKYLDEFVSRSIVTPTRIASTGLVRSCKVHDIMLEVITSKSIQENFISFVGKQQYNTTGHDKIRRLSIQTDGTHSNREQENHNTNFSHARSLIIMCCSKKPLPISFVHLKLLRVLDLEGCWWLSNEDLKQICKMSLLRYLCLRRTNVSKLPKLVGRLKELVTLDVRETSIRELPETATQLGSLKHLLGGRYRHYTRISRVKLFEPHEALTIPHGLKNLKSIQKLAHVDIASSSHAMQELGVLSQLTKLCAMNGEYGGEKWKPFAASLNMLCKSLRHLSIIHWRNMDMGLEIFLELKSPPIFLEQLYLWGRLSVLPPWILSLSYLIELSLRENFFDGPLLRQLGKLPSLVSLKLYHESFVGTTLCFEKNLFPRLKQLIVDNAPNLDELSFDGGAPNLERLTLAFEREPAKGIFGIENLPKLKEVEFFGEVIFDSLVEGMITEAKIHPNRPRVYREN, encoded by the exons ATGAAACAAGTCAGGGAGGTGGCTCATGATGCGGAGGACTGTATTGACATCTTCCGGTATCACAACGGCCACCGACATTGTAGCCATAATCCCATTGTGGGCTGGCTACACAAGATAATTCACCCCCTGAAGACACTGAGAGCTATGCACAATCTGTCCATCGAGGTCCGAGACCTCAAAGCCCGTGCACTGAAAGTGAGCGAGCGGAGGCTGAGGTACAGGGTGGAAGCAGCATTTGGAGGTGCAAGTGATGCATACACAGCTGGCCGTTCGTCTCCGGACTATAATCATCTTGAGCGCCAGCTGCCTGCACTCAACATCGACGAATGCCGGCTCGTGGGGGTGACCGAGAAGACTGAATCAGTCATCAAGTTGCTGGAGGATGGTAACTTGGCTCGCCTCAAAGTTGTCCCCATTGTTGGTTTTGGTGGCCTGGGCAAGACAACTCTTGCTGTGACTGTTTACAAGAGCCCAACAATGAAGGGGATCCAGACACGGGCTTTCCTAGCAGTGTCCCAGCGTTATGATCTTCGCATTCTACTAGAATCTTTATTGAGGCAGCTTATCCGAATATCCTTGAGAGATCCAAGCTGCTCTAGGGAAGAAACATTTAAGGATCCCCTTAGAGGCATCGAGACCTGGCACATATCTGAAATCATTGGAAAATGCAGAGCCCATTTGGAGGACAAAAG GTACTTCATTGTTCTGGATGATCTGTGGAGTCCGGAGGACTGGGAGAACTTGAAGGTGGTTTTTCCTGATAATGACAAGCAAAGCAGAATACTAATTACTACACGGAATTGCAATGTTGCTGAAAGTTGCTGCTCTGATTCCCATGATCTTATTTACAACATGGAGCCTCTACCCTTTGAAGAATCTAAAAAGCTATTTTATAAGAAAGTGTTTAAGTTGGATAAATGTCCTCCACTATATCAGGATTTGGAGGTAATCTCTGACAGCATATTGAAAAAATGCAGTGGTTTACCTCTAGCCATAGTTAGCATTGGAGGAATGCTAGCTCGAACAAAAAATAAGACAAGGGCAGAATGGGAAAAGGTGTGTGATAGATTGGGTTCTGGGTTAGAAACAAGCGCCACAATAGGAGGAATGAGAAGGATACTCTCTCTTGGCTACCATGATTTGCCTTACAATGTGAAGGCTTGCTTCTTGTATCTGAGTGTTTTTCCTGAGGGCTATGAGATCAAGAGAGGACCCCTGGTTAGACGATGGGCAGCTGAAGGTTTCATCAGTGGAATGCACGAAACAAATTTGGAGGAGATTGCAGCGAAGTATCTTGATGAATTCGTGAGTAGAAGCATTGTTACACCTACCCGCATTGCTAGCACTGGTTTGGTCAGGAGCTGTAAGGTTCATGACATAATGCTGGAAGTTATCACCTCCAAATCTATCCAAGAAAACTTCATCTCGTTCGTGGGGAAGCAACAGTACAACACAACAGGGCATGACAAGATCCGGCGACTTTCAATCCAGACTGATGGTACTCATAGCAACAGAGAGCAAGagaaccacaacacaaactTTTCCCATGCCCGTTCCCTGATAATTATGTGCTGCAGCAAGAAGCCACTGCCCATTAGCTTTGTCCACCTTAAACTGCTGAGGGTGCTAGACCTCGAAGGCTGCTGGTGGCTGAGTAATGAAGACTTGAAGCAGATCTGTAAGATGTCTCTCCTGAGGTACCTCTGTCTTAGAAGAACAAATGTTTCAAAGCTGCCAAAGCTAGTGGGGAGACTGAAAGAATTGGTGACTCTGGATGTGCGGGAGACTTCCATTAGGGAATTACCTGAAACCGCTACCCAGCTGGGAAGTCTGAAGCATCTACTAGGTGGCAGGTATAGACACTATACCAGGATCAGTCGAGTCAAGCTTTTTGAGCCACATGAGGCCCTGACGATACCACATGGATTGAAGAACTTGAAATCCATTCAAAAGCTTGCCCATGTAGACATTGCATCCAGCTCCCACGCAATGCAGGAGTTGGGTGTGCTGTCCCAATTAACCAAGCTTTGTGCTATGAACGGTGAGTATGGAGGAGAAAAATGGAAGCCTTTTGCTGCCTCGTTGAACATGTTGTGCAAGTCCCTTCGGCACCTGTCCATCATCCACTGGCGCAATATGGATATGGGACTTGAAATCTTTCTGGAGCTAAAATCGCCACCCATCTTCCTTGAACAGCTCTACTTGTGGGGCAGATTAAGTGTCCTGCCTCCATGGATTTTATCCCTCAGCTACTTGATTGAACTATCGCTCCGGGAGAATTTTTTTGATGGGCCATTGTTGAGGCAATTGGGGAAGCTTCCAAGTCTTGTATCTCTCAAACTCTACCATGAATCATTTGTGGGAACAACTCTCTGCTTTGAAAAAAATCTATTTCCCAGGCTGAAGCAGCTGATTGTAGACAACGCACCAAACCTTGATGAGCTCAGTTTCGACGGAGGTGCCCCTAATCTGGAGAGGCTCACGCTGGCTTTTGAAAGAGAACCTGCAAAAGGTATTTTCGGCATTGAGAACCTTCCAAAGCTTAAGGAGGTTGAGTTCTTCGGTGAAGTTATTTTTGATTCCCTAGTGGAGGGAATGATAACTGAGGCCAAGATACATCCAAATAGACCAAGAGTTTATAGAGAAAATTGA